A stretch of Fusarium poae strain DAOMC 252244 chromosome 2, whole genome shotgun sequence DNA encodes these proteins:
- a CDS encoding hypothetical protein (TransMembrane:5 (o23-47i108-130o150-172i184-206o239-260i)), with the protein MAWGDLPAEGRTLDPIGDNLRHGLTAVATLAFISFFSSSILFFYLVYKLTTWSLFIKSQSDGHLQQQTGPIQRAIDFSLGIDGIFSDNNEETGKTADGRPEPRKPNQFLVLIINLLLADMHQGVAFFLNAAWLQNDAILVGTATCYTQGLFVSLGDLASSMFITAIAVHTYMAVVKGRQTPQRVLYGVIIAIWIFVYAISLIPIAVTSNGAEYGGFFVRAGSWCWMNRKYESLRLFTHYLYIFIGLATTSILYTIIFFHIRRQARLQSSDEHNETDSVHLELNRNPAFLIYPVIYVLCTLPLAAGRIATMAGANVPNGYFCFAGAMIASNGSFDCLLFGTTRNTIIFASKYDVSSNNVGLSTFTFLKTPINRRFGNTISIQGGRQNDEDVPSGGWWTWAARGSGSVNRSHRGMTRTTSQESLRGPAIQMDTVTSVVVEVDDTTERDPRYPDTTTSSNPSLVSSEKDFTKVVERSVDRYR; encoded by the exons ATGGCTTGGGGTGATCTTCCTGCCGAGGGTCGCACATTGGACCCTATAGGCGACAACTTGCGACACGGACTGACTGCTGTCGCTACCCTGGCGTTTATctcattcttttcttccagCATTCTCTTCTTTTACCTCGTCTACAAACTCACAACATGGAGCCTTTTCATCAAATCACAGTCCGATGGACACTTGCAACAACAAACAGGACCGATTCAGAGAGCGATCGACTTTTCACTAGGCATTGACGGCATATTCTCCGACAACAATGAAGAAACAGGCAAAACGGCGGATGGCAGACCCGAACCTCGGAAGCCTAACCAGTTTCTCgttcttattattaacctgCTCCTCGCCGACATGCACCAAGGCGTAGCGTTCTTCCTCAATGCCGCTTGGCTCCAAAACGATGCGATCCTCGTAGGGACAGCAACATGCTACACACAAGGACTTTTCGTGTCGCTCGGAGATTTAGCATCGAGCATGTTCATCACTGCCATTGCTGTACACACATACATGGCTGTTGTGAAGGGACGACAGACACCGCAGAGGGTGCTGTACGGTGTTATAATAGCGATTTGGATATTTGTCTACGCCATTTCGCTTATACCTATTGCAGTCACTAGCAATGGTGCAGAGTATGGAGGCTTCTTTGTCCGCGCTGGCAGTTGG TGCTGGATGAATAGGAAGTACGAGAGCTTGCGACTATTCACCCACTATCTCTacatcttcatcggtctTGCCACCACTTCGATCCTCTACACCATTATCTTCTTCCACATTCGCCGCCAAGCTCGCCTGCAATCATCGGATGAGCACAATGAAACGGATTCCGTACACCTTGAACTCAATCGCAACCCAGCCTTCCTAATCTACCCCGTCATCTACGTCTTGTGCACCCTTCCTCTGGCAGCTGGGCGTATCGCAACAATGGCTGGTGCCAACGTACCGAACGGATACTTTTGCTTTGCTGGTGCAATGATCGCCTCTAACGGCTCCTTCGATTGCTTGTTGTTCGGCACTACTAGAAACACTATTATCTTTGCATCAAAGTATGACGTCTCCTCAAATAACGTTGGTCTAAGCACCTTCACCTTTCTCAAGACACCCATAAACCGAAGGTTTGGAAACACCATCTCTATCCAAGGCGGAAGGCAGAACGATGAAGATGTTCCTTCGGGGGGATGGTGGACATGGGCTGCGAGAGGATCTGGTTCCGTCAACAGAAGTCACAGAGGTATGACCCGAACTACGAGTCAAGAGTCCTTGAGGGGACCGGCTATCCAGATGGATACTGTGACATCAGTAGTAgttgaggttgatgataCTACGGAGCGAGACCCTAGATACCCCGATACAACCACGAGTTCTAATCCATCACTCGTAAGTTCAGAGAAGGACTTTACAAAAGTGGTCGAGAGAAGTGTGGATAGATACAGATAA